A single window of Doryrhamphus excisus isolate RoL2022-K1 chromosome 5, RoL_Dexc_1.0, whole genome shotgun sequence DNA harbors:
- the hyi gene encoding putative hydroxypyruvate isomerase yields MPSLRFCANLSWLFTELPDVSQRMYAAAAAGFQAVEAAWLYDSDPQELRRVREATGLEVVLINTPPGDLSGGDLGLGAVPGREAEFKQGLAQALKLAKALDCKRIHLMAGKIPTGVHRDDIAKEMETIFVQNLTYAAELLSKDGIVGLIEPINTRQTEPKYFLDSPHQAAAILQKVGKANIQLQMDVFHWQIMDGNLTHNMRKYLPLIGHIQVAQVPGRNEPDSPGELNYDYIFTTLEELGYQGYVGCEYKPRGSTQEGLGWLKDYWTKRK; encoded by the exons ATGCCTTCGCTCAGGTTCTGCGCCAACCTAAGCTGGCTCTTCACCGAGCTGCCTGACGTCAGCCAGCGGATGTACGCTGCCGCCGCGGCCGGATTCCAGGCGGTAGAGGCGGCCTGGCTGTACGACTCGGATCCGCAGGAGCTCCGGAGAGTCCGGGAGGCGACGGGACTGGAGGTGGTTCTGATCAACACTCCGCCCG gtGACCTCAGTGGGGGAGATCTGGGTCTGGGGGCGGTTCCAGGAAGAGAGGCAGAGTTTAAACAAGGATTGGCTCAGGCCCTCAAGTTGGCAAAAGCATTGGACTGCAaaag GATCCACCTGATGGCCGGCAAAATTCCCACAGGGGTGCACAGAGACGATATCGCCAAGGAGATGGAGACCATCTTTGTCCAGAACCTCACCTACGCTGCTGAGCTCCTCTCCAAG GATGGAATCGTAGGCTTGATCGAGCCCATCAACACACGGCAGACTGAGCCCAAGTATTTCCTGGACTCGCCCCATCAAG CCGCTGCTATCCTGCAGAAGGTCGGAAAGGCAAATATCCAACTGCAAATG GATGTTTTTCATTGGCAAATCATGGATGGCAACCTGACACATAACATGCGGAAGTATTTACCACTGATTG GTCACATTCAAGTGGCTCAGGTTCCGGGCAGGAACGAGCCAGACAGCCCTGGAGAGCTTAACTACGACTACATCTTTACCACGCTGGAGGAGCTGGGCTACCAGGGTTACGTGGGCTGCGAGTACAAGCCACGAG GAAGCACACAGGAGGGTTTGGGTTGGCTGAAGGATTACTGGACCAAACGGAAGTGA